The Paenibacillus polymyxa M1 DNA segment TTTTGGTCCAGATACTCAAGTGTTTGTCCAGAAGTGAACTCCCGCCCATGCAAAGCATACCTACCGCCCATATTTTTTGTTAGGATGCCCTCGTCTACAACCTCAGCAAAGGCCTGGTCAAGCAATCGTTTAGCATCATCCAAGAGGTCTCCCACCCGGCAAAACATCCCACGGAGGTACTGATCCTCCGGGTTTTCCCTGTTGTAATGTGCTGGCCAATTTCCCTCAACAGTGACAATCATCTGACTAACGCGCTGCATTCGTGGAAGCAACGCCTCCAGTTCTACGGTAATCTTGTTTTTCATAGATTCATTCATAGATATCATCCTTTCAGGATAAAATAAGATCATACGTTCTGTTTTATAGATACAGGTGGCCGCCGTAGCCCGTGAGGGTAGGGGCCACGCTGCAAAGGATTTATATTAAACAGCAGTTGATTGAGTCATTTGCTCTTTAACGCGACCTTTGTACTTGGTCAGTTGAGTGTTGAGCTGACCTGTTGTCATGCCAACACCCACTGCAATGTCGCGCCAGGTAACTCCTTCTTTGCGCTTCTGTTCATATAGAGCAGGGAAATCAAGGGTCAGATCTTCGAACACTGGGCGTTTCTCCAAAATGTAATTCTCCAAAGTATCCTTATCGATCTCTATGGTTTCGGGAGCTTCATGCTCTTGATCAGATCCTTCAGCAGCTCCGCTGGACTCATCTTCACCAAAGTTCATTTCACGAGGGGCAGAATCATCGCCTCGCTGCCCATTTTCCTCACCAGTTTCACCCTCTTGATCATCTCCAACTTCGCGCATCCATTCCGGAATATCGTCGAAAGCTCCCTCGCCTTCCTGATCACCGGGCTGCTCGTCCTGACCAGCTTGGTCGGTTTGTTCCTGCTCTCCTTGCTCGGCTTGATCGTCGCCTGCAGGTGTATCGTCCTCTGCTTGCTCTGGGCCAAACATTTCCGCTTGGTTTTCATCGTGTTCTGGTTCCGGCTTTTGGGCAGAAATAACAACTCCAGATGCGTCCGCAGTTACACGGCGGCCTGTCCATTTACGGTACATATCATCGCCTTGGTCCTCAAAATCGAAACTGGCCTGCGGATCGCCCAGAAGCACCTGAATTTCTTTGTTTAAGCTGCTGGTCAGAAACTCAAGATTTTGCTGAGCAACCTTGTGTGGAATTGCCAGCTTGAGCTCCACGTCTTTGTCACCAAATACAATTTTATTAGCTGTTGTAGCCATGAATTTTGCGTAATCTTTCCCCATGTTAAATCACTTTCCCCTCTTGTTTTTTTTAGTAGCTGGTTTCTTAGCTGGTGGATACAAAAGATTGTGAATTACTTCCTGCTGCGGTTTAATCAACTGAACCGGCTCATGTATGGCCCGGACGATTTGAGCCAATACGAATGCGTCACGGACGTTATCACTGGGGTCTTCAAATCCCCATCGCTTGTAGATTGGAAGAATCAAATCTTCTTTGCCGCCCCTTCCTACTCCAGTTGCAAACTTTTTAAGCGAATTAGGCGCTACCTCAATATAGGACTGCTTGCGTACGTAAAGGCCGATTCGGATCGCCCAACCTATTGCATATTGCTGACCTACATAGGCCCCAGTCGAACCGTGGGAAAAATTCTCGATAGCTACACAGTCCGTTCGTTCTATCAGTCGGAGGGTCCGAACAACAACATCGTTAATGCGTCCAGGATCTTCCCCTACCCCTTCGATCTCGATTTTCTTAAGCACATTCCCTTGTGCGTCCAATATCACGGATGCCGGTCTTTGTGGAAGGGTCAACGCCTACATAACGGCTAATCATTTCAGCACCTTCCTAAGCTCAGAAGCTGCATATTGCAAAGCCTCAGCCGCCCCGGATTCGGACGTTTCCGCTTTTGTCTCCAAATCGTCAATGACGCGGTAAATCTCATCAGTGCAAACTGTTTTCATTCGATGTTTCCTTCCCCTCTTCTTGTGCTTGCGTGACATCTTTACTGGCAACATGGTCGAGTCAAGCACAAACACCTCGCCCAGCACTCTACCATCTCGATCTCGGACAGTCTGCTTTATCCGAGTTTGATAGAGTGGGTCCTTTATCTGACCTCGCATGGCTTATCACTTCCCGCGATGGGCCAGTCACCAAGAATCAAACGAAACTCAGCCATCCCCTCGATCAACTCGCTCTTATCAATGTCCGGCAGCTCCTCGAGTAATTCCCTCTCGTCAGGAACTTCTCCAGTGCAGACGAAACGGTGCTTCATGTATTCATAGACGCTCCACCGCGTCCAGCATGTTGGCTGCATCAGGCTCGTACCTTGTAAGGCTGCAATGCTCCATAGTGTTTATTTAGCAGCCACCGCTTTCCTGAGAATTTGTTTAGCAGCACGACCCCATCTGCTGTTTCCCGTTCTGAGACCCAGTTGTCCAGTGTCACTCCTGGTCTGGCCTTTAGCAATCCAATCTTTTGCTTCTTGGTGAGTCGTTTCCCCTGTTTCATGTCCGTTCCTCCCCTAAGCGATTTGTTGTGTGTCTTTCTCAAATTTGAGCTTCACCACTCCAGTAGGACCATTACGTTGTTTTGCGAGGTTGATTTCCAAGATACCCAGG contains these protein-coding regions:
- a CDS encoding DUF5348 domain-containing protein — protein: MNESMKNKITVELEALLPRMQRVSQMIVTVEGNWPAHYNRENPEDQYLRGMFCRVGDLLDDAKRLLDQAFAEVVDEGILTKNMGGRYALHGREFTSGQTLEYLDQNDDGVCWELSRIEHNGHDYYLVDDRSIPLEGLRVRYKHIAH
- a CDS encoding DUF6906 family protein, which gives rise to MKQGKRLTKKQKIGLLKARPGVTLDNWVSERETADGVVLLNKFSGKRWLLNKHYGALQPYKVRA